GGCTTCCTGGAGCACGTCGACCTGCTGCTGGTCAAGCGGGGCGAGAAGGTCACCGTCGAGGTTCCGGTCGTCGCCGAGGGCGAGCTGGCGCCGGGCGGCAACCTGCTGGAGCACGTGCTGAACGCGCTGCCGGTCGAGGCCGAGGCCACCCACATCCCGGAGAACTTCACCGTGTCCGTGGAGGGTCTGGAGGCCGGTGCCTCGGTCCACGCCAAGGACGTGAAGCTGCCGAACGGCGTCACCCTGGCCGTGGAGGAGGACGCGGTGGTGCTCCAGGTGCTGGCCGCGCAGGCCGAGGAGGCCCCGGAGGGCGAGGCGGCCGGCGAGGCCGG
This region of Streptomyces chromofuscus genomic DNA includes:
- a CDS encoding 50S ribosomal protein L25/general stress protein Ctc; protein product: MSEVKLTAETRKEFGKGAARRIRRDNKVPGVLYGHGSDPLHLTFPGHDLLLALRTPNVLIALDIDGESNELAIPKSVQRDPLKGFLEHVDLLLVKRGEKVTVEVPVVAEGELAPGGNLLEHVLNALPVEAEATHIPENFTVSVEGLEAGASVHAKDVKLPNGVTLAVEEDAVVLQVLAAQAEEAPEGEAAGEAGAEEASAEA